The following proteins are co-located in the Paludisphaera rhizosphaerae genome:
- a CDS encoding DUF2309 domain-containing protein → MHDALAPGVGRSNQPDDHGSSAGLEHCIEHAAHLLPSQGPITVFVHHNTLHAFEDLPFDAAVKKGAEIYGRHPYLPEDFYRAEFARGRIRGDDLAAALLDDLGDEADRLIGFMGTRYHLRLAMLDRPLRIGSDAELRWLVAETDALRRFRDEAPPDVRRRLIEGARQWAGRLKSGVAVDVDPTHRERDGLASLLSRFNAASMESWTPETWESFTLHALWRICRGGVHGLARSVQHPSQSARHRDLLLAATGRDADLPVHEVLIRFCAAFLDQGFAGWTLPNRDLGFFRAFADLFRDAKPVKPWLHELPAEIQRIEQAGLTPIESIDESLHLMGVAEAEREEFVTQTLLALRGWAGMLRQMETNAEWTAHPAPAGTLIEYLAVRLILERLALGCLTRETPYENEVLGDLRAALRRRMPHPPRVSVDQRAYLVFQLAQLRGWGPADLHRMSKADWARLVEEIESFGSVERRRIYHLAYERAYRDQTLDALAAHPPAGEAARSVFQAVCCLDEREESFRRHLEEVEPACETFGVAGFFGVAMYYRGVAEAQYRPLCPINIKPNHYVQEEPLRSLEEAGRLQAEARRGLGRIVRRLHVGTRSFIGGALTGMVGSVASLPLLLRVLLPRQAAMVRRLLDQVVTPPLTRLRLDRTASEPGPDDDSLGYSRAEMAGVVGGTLRAIGLTEGFAPLIVVVGHGSSSLNNPQKAAYDCGACGGANGGPNARAFARMANDPRVRRLLEESGLTIPEGVHFVGARHNTCTDGMTYFDLDDLPPSHRSAFKQAREALDEARRRNAHERCRRFESAPLDLTPAEALRHVEVRAEDLSQTRPECGHATNAVCIVGRRSRTRGLFLDRRSFLTSYDPTRDDETGATLGGLLRAVVPVCAGINLEYFFSYVDPTGYGCGTKLPHNITSLLGVMDGAASDLRPGLPWQMVEIHEAMRILFVVETTPEILMEVMNREEALGRLARNSWVQLATLDPSSSRIHVYQDGRFQLYEPKTGDLPVVPSSLDWYQGRRNHLGFATIAGGPR, encoded by the coding sequence GTGCATGACGCCCTGGCTCCAGGCGTCGGGCGGTCGAATCAGCCCGACGATCATGGATCTTCCGCGGGGCTCGAGCATTGCATCGAGCACGCCGCGCATCTGCTGCCGTCGCAGGGGCCGATCACGGTCTTCGTCCATCACAACACCCTGCACGCCTTTGAAGATCTGCCGTTCGACGCGGCCGTCAAAAAGGGCGCGGAGATCTACGGGCGCCATCCCTATCTGCCCGAGGACTTCTACCGAGCGGAGTTCGCCCGGGGCCGGATTCGGGGGGACGATCTCGCCGCGGCGTTGCTCGACGATCTGGGGGACGAGGCCGATCGGCTGATCGGCTTCATGGGCACGCGCTACCATCTGCGGCTGGCCATGCTGGATCGTCCCTTGCGGATCGGTTCGGACGCGGAGCTGCGGTGGCTGGTCGCCGAGACCGACGCCCTGCGCCGATTCCGCGACGAGGCCCCTCCCGACGTGCGTCGGCGGCTGATCGAGGGGGCTCGCCAGTGGGCCGGCCGCCTGAAGTCCGGCGTCGCGGTCGACGTTGATCCGACTCATCGCGAGCGCGACGGGTTGGCCTCGCTCTTGTCCCGCTTCAATGCGGCTTCCATGGAGAGCTGGACTCCGGAGACCTGGGAGTCCTTCACGCTCCACGCCCTCTGGCGGATCTGCCGCGGCGGCGTTCACGGGCTCGCGCGATCGGTCCAGCATCCCTCGCAATCCGCCCGCCATCGCGACCTGCTGCTGGCGGCGACCGGTCGCGACGCCGACCTCCCCGTCCACGAGGTCCTCATTCGCTTTTGCGCCGCGTTTCTCGACCAGGGGTTCGCCGGATGGACGTTGCCGAATCGAGACCTCGGCTTCTTCCGGGCCTTCGCGGATCTCTTTCGCGATGCGAAGCCCGTCAAACCCTGGCTGCACGAGCTGCCGGCCGAGATCCAGAGGATCGAGCAGGCGGGGCTCACGCCCATCGAGTCGATCGACGAGTCGCTTCACCTGATGGGCGTCGCCGAGGCCGAGCGGGAAGAGTTCGTAACGCAGACGCTGTTGGCCTTGCGCGGATGGGCGGGAATGCTCCGGCAAATGGAGACGAACGCGGAATGGACGGCCCACCCCGCGCCGGCGGGAACCCTCATCGAATACCTCGCCGTTCGTCTGATTCTCGAACGCCTGGCCCTGGGCTGTTTGACGCGGGAGACGCCCTACGAGAACGAAGTTTTGGGCGACCTGCGGGCGGCCCTTCGCCGTCGCATGCCTCATCCTCCGCGGGTGAGCGTCGATCAGCGGGCGTACCTCGTGTTCCAACTCGCCCAGCTCCGCGGCTGGGGACCGGCCGACCTGCACCGGATGTCGAAGGCCGACTGGGCTCGGCTCGTGGAGGAGATCGAGTCCTTCGGCAGCGTCGAGCGGAGGCGGATCTACCATCTCGCCTATGAGCGAGCCTACCGCGACCAGACGCTCGACGCGTTGGCCGCCCATCCTCCTGCCGGGGAAGCCGCCCGAAGCGTGTTTCAGGCCGTGTGCTGCCTCGACGAGCGCGAGGAGTCGTTCCGCAGGCACCTGGAGGAGGTGGAGCCGGCCTGTGAGACCTTCGGCGTCGCCGGCTTCTTCGGCGTGGCGATGTATTACCGAGGCGTCGCCGAGGCTCAGTACCGCCCGCTCTGTCCGATCAACATCAAGCCGAACCATTACGTCCAGGAGGAGCCGCTTCGGTCGCTCGAAGAGGCCGGCCGCCTCCAGGCTGAGGCCCGACGCGGTTTGGGCCGGATCGTCCGTCGGCTGCACGTTGGGACGCGAAGTTTCATCGGCGGCGCCCTGACCGGCATGGTGGGCTCGGTCGCCTCGCTCCCGCTGCTGCTTCGAGTCCTTCTGCCTCGCCAGGCCGCGATGGTCCGCCGGCTGCTCGACCAGGTCGTGACGCCCCCATTGACGCGGCTTCGGCTGGACCGGACAGCTTCGGAGCCCGGGCCCGACGACGACAGCCTCGGCTATTCCCGGGCCGAGATGGCGGGCGTCGTGGGGGGGACGCTGCGGGCCATCGGCCTGACCGAGGGCTTCGCTCCGTTGATCGTCGTTGTGGGGCACGGTTCGTCGAGTCTGAACAATCCCCAGAAGGCGGCCTACGACTGCGGCGCCTGCGGTGGGGCCAACGGCGGCCCGAACGCCCGCGCCTTCGCTCGGATGGCCAACGACCCTCGGGTCCGACGGCTCCTGGAGGAAAGCGGCCTGACCATCCCTGAAGGCGTCCATTTCGTCGGCGCTCGCCACAACACCTGCACTGACGGCATGACGTACTTCGACCTCGACGATCTGCCTCCTTCCCATCGCTCGGCCTTCAAGCAGGCTCGCGAGGCTCTGGACGAGGCGCGGCGGCGGAACGCCCACGAGCGATGCCGCCGGTTCGAGTCGGCCCCCCTCGACCTGACTCCCGCGGAGGCCCTGCGTCACGTCGAGGTCCGCGCCGAGGATCTATCCCAGACTCGTCCGGAATGCGGCCACGCCACCAACGCCGTCTGCATCGTCGGCCGACGGTCGCGGACTCGCGGCCTCTTCCTCGACCGGCGGTCGTTCCTCACCTCGTACGACCCGACGCGCGACGACGAGACGGGCGCGACTCTGGGCGGGCTGCTGCGGGCGGTCGTGCCGGTCTGCGCCGGCATCAACCTTGAGTATTTCTTCTCCTACGTGGACCCGACGGGCTACGGCTGCGGGACGAAGCTCCCGCACAACATCACCTCGCTGCTGGGGGTCATGGACGGCGCGGCCAGCGACCTCCGCCCGGGACTCCCCTGGCAGATGGTGGAGATCCACGAGGCTATGCGCATCCTGTTCGTCGTCGAGACCACTCCGGAGATCCTCATGGAGGTCATGAACCGAGAGGAGGCGTTAGGCCGTCTGGCGCGCAACTCCTGGGTGCAGTTGGCCACGCTCGACCCCTCGTCCTCGCGGATCCACGTCTATCAGGACGGCCGTTTCCAGCTTTACGAGCCGAAGACCGGCGACCTACCGGTCGTCCCTTCGTCCCTGGACTGGTATCAGGGCCGGCGCAACCATCTCGGGTTCGCGACGATCGCCGGAGGCCCGCGATGA
- a CDS encoding GntR family transcriptional regulator, which produces MSSLRSTADVDANGAAGVRNARGLFKSRAYDEIRRMILSSELAPGEFIAERPLAAKLGMSTTPVRSALQRLEVEGLLSISPQQGAVVRDFSFHEIAELYEIRMALEPFVARRIAGRLNSSQVERVRANLEAQRENFVRRDIGDCVRLDEDFHTLFSEFLDNREICRVMAKLRDRTHRIFHRVFSLNPGRIEGSFQEHLAIAETIIQGPAELAAQRVEAHLDFGRRALVDPLFM; this is translated from the coding sequence ATGTCGAGTCTTCGATCCACAGCCGACGTCGACGCGAACGGCGCCGCCGGCGTGAGGAACGCCCGAGGGCTTTTCAAGAGCCGGGCCTACGACGAGATTCGCCGGATGATCCTCAGCAGCGAGCTGGCTCCTGGGGAGTTCATCGCCGAGCGGCCGCTGGCCGCGAAGCTGGGGATGAGCACGACTCCGGTCCGCTCCGCGCTGCAGCGTCTGGAGGTCGAGGGGCTGTTGAGCATCTCGCCGCAGCAGGGGGCCGTCGTCCGCGATTTCTCGTTCCACGAGATCGCCGAGTTGTACGAGATCCGGATGGCTCTGGAGCCGTTCGTCGCCCGTCGGATCGCCGGCCGACTGAATTCGTCTCAGGTCGAGCGGGTGCGGGCGAACCTGGAAGCCCAGCGCGAGAACTTCGTCCGCCGCGACATCGGCGACTGCGTCCGGCTCGACGAGGACTTCCATACGCTCTTTTCCGAATTTCTGGACAACCGCGAGATCTGTCGCGTGATGGCCAAGCTTCGGGACCGGACGCACCGGATCTTCCATCGGGTTTTCTCCCTGAACCCGGGACGGATCGAGGGGAGCTTCCAGGAGCACCTGGCCATCGCCGAGACGATCATCCAGGGCCCCGCCGAACTCGCCGCCCAACGGGTCGAAGCGCATCTGGACTTCGGCCGGCGGGCCCTGGTCGACCCCCTCTTCATGTGA
- a CDS encoding glycoside hydrolase family protein gives MKPLLALFVGVLLILPPVRWYVAFGRPERIAGRVSVGNRRIVVRETRTLELPPVPGSPVGFDCNNPVYRDGGRVYCFSSHETPYRSVGSDLNHLENPPRRVSIDNEAEWKQGGRWIESVHKAPNGSLYMWYHNEPPGVIPNRPGRTAPRIGQMVSNDDGLHWHDQGFVLEADPSTFSTTTANNYFGGGVGDFTVVPDREGAYFYFLFSTYPSEVREQGVAIARMAASDLDNPVGKAFKWFDGRWTEPGLGGRATPIFSVEADWHSPEARALWGPSVHWNEHLKEYVVLMNRAAGNGWDQTGVYIAFNGRLDDPQAWTKPTKLMDATEWYPQVVGYDAQGRESDRVAGRVARLFLKGKSNWTLEFE, from the coding sequence ATGAAGCCTCTGCTTGCGCTGTTCGTGGGGGTTTTGCTGATCCTGCCTCCGGTCAGGTGGTATGTGGCATTTGGACGCCCCGAGCGCATCGCAGGGCGGGTTTCGGTGGGGAATCGTCGCATCGTGGTGCGGGAGACGAGGACTCTGGAACTTCCCCCCGTGCCGGGAAGCCCTGTCGGGTTCGACTGCAACAACCCGGTGTACCGCGACGGCGGTCGGGTTTACTGCTTCTCGTCGCATGAGACCCCCTACCGCAGCGTCGGCTCGGATCTGAACCACCTTGAGAACCCTCCTCGGCGGGTCTCGATCGACAACGAGGCGGAATGGAAGCAGGGAGGGCGGTGGATCGAGTCGGTCCACAAGGCTCCGAACGGGAGCCTGTACATGTGGTATCACAACGAGCCCCCCGGCGTGATCCCGAACCGGCCGGGTCGGACGGCCCCGCGCATCGGGCAGATGGTCTCCAACGACGACGGCCTGCACTGGCACGACCAGGGGTTCGTCCTTGAAGCCGACCCCAGCACGTTCTCCACCACCACCGCGAACAACTACTTCGGCGGCGGCGTCGGCGACTTCACGGTCGTTCCCGACCGCGAGGGGGCCTACTTCTACTTCCTCTTCAGCACGTACCCCAGCGAGGTCCGCGAGCAGGGCGTCGCCATCGCCCGCATGGCCGCGTCCGACCTCGACAACCCGGTCGGCAAGGCCTTTAAGTGGTTCGACGGCCGCTGGACTGAACCGGGCCTCGGCGGTCGAGCCACGCCAATCTTCAGCGTCGAGGCCGACTGGCACAGCCCCGAAGCTCGCGCCCTCTGGGGGCCCTCGGTCCACTGGAACGAGCACCTGAAGGAGTACGTGGTGCTCATGAACCGCGCGGCCGGCAACGGCTGGGATCAGACGGGCGTGTACATCGCCTTCAACGGCCGGCTGGACGACCCCCAGGCCTGGACCAAACCCACCAAGCTCATGGACGCCACCGAATGGTATCCCCAGGTCGTCGGCTATGACGCCCAGGGGCGCGAATCCGACCGCGTCGCCGGCCGGGTCGCCCGCCTCTTCCTGAAGGGCAAGTCGAACTGGACTCTCGAGTTCGAATGA
- a CDS encoding fused MFS/spermidine synthase gives MDETLSRRPRGRRSAAAVGLLFGLSGAPALIEQVAWERILALHSGVGAVSVTLIVCAFMAGLGIGGQIGGRLSRRLSPRGALWAFAAVELALGVFSWFSGPFYHRLPGIDPSWFRGEPWRMGLAHLAVLLPPTILMGTTLPLLVRALVHDAPEAARRIGLLYGLNVVGAAVGALAAPWWLIPNLGLVGALRLGAACRVLGALGVVAIGGPATEEKVDDEATNLPPETAAESRFGLWAFLCFLSGFYAIALEVVWFRIIDVGVKGTAYTFGTVLAIYLAGLAAGSLIGSRLAKQWRDPLGVFLACQCGVLLYAGLSIATLVRLSPDVLGWYFQYWGSYEPLTPRWEDLEASLSLYAVFPILLFGPPTLLMGLAFTALQRGVQDEAQTSGYKVGVLQSANIAGCVAGGLVVGLWLFVALGTESTLRLMVASGALPAAIGLAHAVTTRRDVRPAGVLLAALLAVAAAMPGREALWLRLHGAANARTMIAEGPAGVAALAPDSEDRWRMSVNGKGQSFLPFGGVHSKLGALPATLHPAPERVAVIGLGSGDTAWAAGCRRETQSLSVFEVIAGERVLLKRLDETSDLPRLSAFLNDPRIAVIEADGRTALEGGDVRYDLIEADAIRPNGAYSGNLYSIEFFKICLSRLAPGGLMCSWSPTPRTRDTFRRVFPYVLEVDGVILIGSDAPIKLDLDDWRRRLESPEVAAYLGPQVLGDCLRTLPSAHLLDPAVDDHSEDVNTDLFPRDEYDAPRAAPTTSPRG, from the coding sequence ATGGACGAGACTCTCAGCCGCCGGCCCAGGGGCCGTCGATCGGCCGCCGCGGTCGGCCTCCTCTTCGGTCTCAGCGGGGCTCCCGCCCTGATCGAGCAGGTCGCCTGGGAACGCATCCTGGCGCTGCACAGCGGCGTGGGGGCGGTGTCGGTCACCCTGATCGTGTGCGCCTTCATGGCCGGCCTGGGGATCGGCGGCCAGATCGGGGGGCGACTGAGCCGCCGCCTCTCGCCCCGGGGGGCGTTGTGGGCCTTCGCGGCCGTCGAACTGGCGCTCGGCGTCTTCTCCTGGTTCAGCGGGCCGTTCTATCATCGGCTCCCAGGGATCGACCCCTCGTGGTTCCGGGGCGAGCCCTGGCGGATGGGCCTCGCGCATCTGGCCGTGCTGCTGCCGCCGACCATTCTGATGGGGACGACCCTGCCGCTGCTGGTGCGTGCCCTGGTCCACGACGCTCCGGAGGCGGCCCGTCGGATCGGCCTGCTGTACGGGCTGAACGTGGTCGGAGCGGCGGTCGGGGCCTTGGCTGCTCCCTGGTGGCTGATTCCCAACCTGGGCCTCGTCGGGGCGCTGAGGTTGGGGGCGGCCTGCCGCGTCCTGGGCGCTCTCGGGGTCGTCGCGATCGGCGGTCCCGCGACGGAGGAAAAGGTCGACGACGAGGCCACGAACCTCCCGCCGGAGACCGCCGCCGAGAGTCGATTCGGCCTCTGGGCGTTCCTCTGCTTTCTGAGCGGGTTCTATGCGATCGCCCTGGAGGTCGTCTGGTTCCGCATCATCGACGTCGGCGTGAAGGGGACGGCGTATACCTTCGGCACCGTGCTGGCGATCTACCTGGCGGGGCTGGCGGCGGGCTCGCTGATCGGCTCGCGGCTGGCGAAGCAATGGCGCGATCCGCTGGGCGTCTTCCTCGCCTGCCAGTGCGGAGTCCTGCTGTACGCCGGCCTGTCGATCGCGACCCTGGTCCGGCTCTCGCCCGACGTTCTGGGCTGGTACTTCCAGTACTGGGGTTCTTACGAGCCGCTCACGCCGCGTTGGGAGGATCTCGAGGCGTCGCTCTCGCTCTACGCCGTCTTCCCGATCCTGCTTTTCGGGCCGCCGACCCTTCTGATGGGGCTGGCGTTCACCGCGCTCCAGCGCGGGGTGCAGGACGAAGCCCAGACGAGCGGGTACAAGGTCGGCGTCTTGCAGTCGGCGAACATCGCCGGGTGCGTGGCGGGGGGGCTCGTCGTCGGGCTCTGGTTGTTCGTCGCCCTGGGGACGGAATCGACCCTCCGACTGATGGTCGCCTCCGGTGCGCTGCCGGCCGCGATCGGGCTGGCCCACGCGGTGACGACCCGGCGCGACGTTCGGCCCGCCGGGGTGCTGCTGGCCGCGCTCCTGGCGGTCGCCGCGGCGATGCCGGGGCGCGAGGCCCTCTGGCTCCGGCTCCACGGCGCGGCTAACGCCCGGACGATGATCGCCGAGGGGCCGGCCGGGGTCGCCGCGCTGGCCCCCGATTCAGAGGACCGCTGGCGGATGTCGGTCAACGGCAAGGGGCAGAGCTTCCTGCCGTTCGGCGGCGTCCACAGCAAGCTGGGGGCGTTGCCGGCGACCCTGCACCCCGCGCCGGAGCGGGTCGCCGTCATCGGCCTGGGCTCTGGCGACACCGCCTGGGCGGCCGGCTGCCGTCGCGAGACCCAGTCGCTGTCGGTGTTCGAGGTGATCGCCGGCGAACGCGTTCTGCTGAAACGACTCGACGAGACCAGCGACCTGCCGCGGCTTTCCGCGTTCCTGAACGATCCGCGCATCGCCGTGATCGAGGCCGACGGCCGGACCGCGCTGGAGGGGGGAGACGTTCGCTACGACCTCATCGAGGCCGACGCCATCCGCCCCAACGGAGCCTACAGCGGCAACCTCTACTCGATTGAGTTCTTCAAGATCTGCCTCAGCAGGTTGGCGCCGGGCGGCCTGATGTGCTCGTGGTCGCCGACCCCTCGGACGCGCGACACCTTCCGCCGGGTCTTCCCCTACGTGCTCGAGGTCGACGGCGTCATCCTCATCGGCAGCGACGCTCCGATCAAGCTCGACCTCGACGACTGGCGACGCCGGCTCGAATCGCCCGAGGTGGCCGCCTACCTCGGCCCTCAGGTGCTCGGCGATTGCCTCCGCACCCTCCCGTCGGCCCATCTGCTGGACCCCGCCGTCGACGACCATTCCGAGGACGTCAACACCGACCTCTTCCCCCGCGACGAGTACGACGCTCCCCGCGCCGCTCCCACGACGTCACCCCGGGGCTAG